The Bacteroidota bacterium genome has a window encoding:
- a CDS encoding ribonuclease Z encodes MSFEITILGSSSATPIYQRHPTAQVINIHERFFLMDCGEGTLIQLNRYRIKFHRINHIFISHLHGDHYLGLLGLISTMHLQGRTTELHIYSAPELREIVEIQLKYSETNLRYPINWHFTDPKRPGTVYEDDLLVVECFPLNHRIPCTGFLFREKQRPRKLIRERLAEYQVPVSAYPILKAGQDFVTETGSIIPNRELTLDPQRARSYAFCSDTIYDPRLTDTVRGVDLLYHEATFLSDLEDRARETFHSTAGQAAAIARDAQVKRLIIGHFSARYKNLYPLLEEAKAVYASTTLAMEGDRFSIE; translated from the coding sequence ATGAGTTTCGAGATTACCATTCTCGGTAGCAGTTCCGCTACCCCCATTTACCAACGACATCCGACCGCTCAGGTGATCAACATCCATGAGCGGTTTTTTCTGATGGACTGCGGTGAAGGAACCTTGATCCAGTTGAACCGTTACCGCATCAAGTTCCACCGGATTAATCACATTTTCATCAGCCACCTGCACGGCGACCATTACCTCGGTTTATTGGGACTGATCTCCACCATGCACTTGCAGGGGAGAACGACTGAATTGCACATCTACTCGGCACCGGAGCTTCGCGAGATCGTGGAGATCCAATTGAAGTACTCCGAGACGAACCTCCGGTATCCGATCAATTGGCACTTCACCGATCCCAAACGGCCGGGAACAGTCTACGAAGATGATCTGCTGGTGGTGGAGTGTTTCCCCCTCAATCACCGGATACCCTGCACCGGCTTCCTCTTTCGTGAGAAGCAGCGCCCGCGCAAACTCATCCGGGAACGGCTGGCTGAATACCAGGTGCCGGTTAGCGCGTATCCTATACTCAAGGCCGGACAAGATTTCGTCACGGAAACCGGGAGCATCATTCCCAACCGTGAGCTGACACTCGACCCGCAACGTGCCCGCTCCTATGCATTTTGTTCAGATACGATCTACGATCCTCGACTGACGGATACTGTTCGGGGGGTTGACCTCCTTTATCACGAAGCCACATTTCTTAGCGACCTGGAGGACCGGGCGCGGGAGACGTTTCACTCGACCGCCGGTCAGGCCGCCGCGATCGCCCGGGATGCCCAAGTCAAGCGACTGATCATCGGACATTTCTCTGCCCGCTATAAAAACCTGTATCCGCTGTTGGAAGAGGCCAAGGCGGTCTATGCCTCCACGACCCTGGCGATGGAGGGTGATCGTTTTTCGATCGAATAA
- a CDS encoding T9SS type A sorting domain-containing protein — MAQCTPDPGATTAGPGIYPDSLSGIPRATVGIPYSTTFQILVPVDTTYLGLPAIIDSINVTGVTGLPSGFSYSCNPSNCSFPGGSNGCFVLEGSAPTSGQIGSYPLVVNLMVYGRVLGVPQTLPSSNDNYTLYIDQNVGITSLVPSGFFVSQNLPNPFGNITEVIVGSPAADRIVVTIADLLGNIVSTETYQVQKGQNRLQFRADDFQSGVYLYSVTNGKQTFTRRMIVSGH, encoded by the coding sequence ATGGCACAGTGCACGCCGGATCCGGGTGCGACAACGGCCGGCCCCGGCATTTACCCGGATTCCTTATCCGGCATACCGCGTGCAACCGTTGGGATTCCCTATTCGACGACCTTTCAGATTCTGGTACCCGTAGATACGACGTACCTCGGATTACCGGCGATCATCGACTCCATCAATGTTACCGGTGTGACCGGCTTACCCTCCGGTTTCAGCTATTCCTGCAATCCAAGCAACTGTAGTTTTCCGGGTGGTTCGAACGGATGTTTCGTATTGGAAGGAAGCGCGCCGACCAGTGGACAAATCGGCAGCTACCCGTTGGTCGTCAACCTGATGGTGTATGGCCGTGTGTTGGGCGTTCCCCAGACCTTACCGTCTTCCAACGATAATTACACCTTGTATATCGACCAGAACGTGGGAATCACCAGCCTCGTTCCTTCCGGTTTCTTCGTTTCGCAAAACCTGCCCAACCCCTTCGGCAACATTACTGAGGTGATTGTCGGCTCTCCTGCTGCGGACCGTATTGTAGTAACCATTGCCGATCTGCTGGGTAATATCGTTAGTACCGAAACCTATCAGGTACAAAAAGGCCAGAACCGACTGCAATTCCGCGCGGATGACTTCCAATCCGGTGTTTATCTGTACTCTGTCACGAACGGGAAGCAGACTTTCACGCGCCGGATGATCGTGTCCGGTCACTGA
- a CDS encoding STAS domain-containing protein has translation MNLTIDRQDKYVVIKVHESKLTSGVAPELKAEIVMMHHQGYKNMIVDLSEVQYCDSSGLSAILTGYRLCRDTNGTYVLTSVQDHVRKLISISQLDNMLTVLPTISEAVDYIFMEEVEKQLHKES, from the coding sequence ATGAACCTGACGATCGACAGACAGGATAAATACGTGGTCATCAAAGTCCACGAGAGCAAGCTGACATCCGGTGTCGCACCGGAATTGAAAGCCGAAATCGTGATGATGCACCACCAGGGATACAAGAACATGATCGTCGACCTTTCCGAGGTTCAGTATTGTGATTCTTCCGGTCTTAGCGCCATCCTCACCGGTTACCGCCTGTGCCGGGATACGAACGGTACTTATGTCCTGACCAGCGTGCAGGATCACGTCCGTAAACTCATTTCCATTTCCCAACTCGACAACATGCTCACGGTCCTTCCGACCATCAGCGAAGCGGTCGATTATATCTTTATGGAAGAAGTCGAAAAACAACTCCACAAGGAATCCTGA
- a CDS encoding aspartate carbamoyltransferase catalytic subunit, producing the protein MSPLSTRHLLGIKDLQPEDINLIFQTAENFKEVINRPIKKVPSLRDVTIANLFFENSTRTRLSFELAERRLSADVINFAASSSSVSKGETLIDTVNNILAMKVDIVVMRHPMPGAAVFLARHVKANIVNAGDGAHEHPTQALLDAFSIRERLGDLKGVRVAIVGDILHSRVALSNILCLQKLGAEVMVCGPTTLIPRHIDQLGVRVEHNLRQALEWCDVANMLRIQLERQDIRYFPSLREYVMLFGLNKEILDSLGKKITILHPGPINRGVEITSDVADSDQSLILDQVENGVAVRMAVLYLLAGRVE; encoded by the coding sequence ATGTCCCCACTTAGCACTCGCCACCTGCTCGGTATCAAGGACCTCCAACCGGAGGATATCAACCTTATTTTCCAGACAGCGGAGAACTTCAAGGAAGTGATCAACCGGCCGATCAAAAAGGTGCCCTCCTTGCGGGATGTGACGATTGCCAACCTGTTCTTTGAGAATAGCACCCGGACACGGCTTTCATTTGAGCTCGCCGAACGTCGGCTCTCGGCCGATGTGATCAATTTCGCGGCTTCATCTTCCTCCGTGAGCAAAGGGGAAACGCTCATCGATACCGTGAACAACATCCTGGCGATGAAAGTCGACATCGTCGTCATGCGGCATCCGATGCCTGGAGCGGCCGTCTTTCTGGCCCGGCATGTAAAGGCGAACATCGTCAATGCCGGCGACGGTGCCCACGAACATCCTACCCAGGCATTGCTGGATGCCTTTTCAATCCGCGAACGACTGGGTGATCTGAAAGGAGTACGCGTCGCAATCGTCGGAGATATCCTGCACTCGCGGGTAGCGCTTTCGAACATTCTTTGCCTGCAGAAACTTGGAGCGGAGGTGATGGTCTGTGGACCCACCACCCTTATTCCCCGGCATATCGATCAGTTGGGTGTGCGGGTCGAGCATAACCTTCGGCAGGCACTCGAATGGTGTGATGTAGCCAACATGTTGCGGATCCAGTTGGAACGCCAGGATATCCGGTATTTCCCCAGTCTCCGCGAGTACGTGATGCTCTTCGGCCTGAACAAGGAGATCCTTGACAGTCTTGGTAAGAAGATCACCATTCTGCATCCGGGGCCGATCAACCGCGGCGTGGAAATCACCAGCGACGTTGCGGATTCCGACCAGTCCCTGATCCTGGACCAGGTTGAGAATGGAGTTGCCGTTCGGATGGCCGTCTTGTACCTGCTGGCGGGGCGGGTAGAGTAG
- the pyrR gene encoding bifunctional pyr operon transcriptional regulator/uracil phosphoribosyltransferase PyrR: MQKRPLADATRLDITMQRLCYQLIENHGDFSKTALIGLQPRGVFVARRLKAHLERILEGRKIRLGELDVTFYRDDFRRREILAPCATNMDFVIEGLKVVLVDDVLYTGRTIRSGLDALIDFGRPEKVELLTLIDRRYSRHLPIEPDYIGISVDTITEEKVKVQWKETDGEDGIWLV; this comes from the coding sequence ATGCAGAAACGCCCCCTGGCCGACGCCACCCGCCTCGACATCACGATGCAGCGATTGTGCTATCAACTCATCGAGAATCACGGGGATTTTTCCAAGACTGCATTGATCGGACTCCAGCCGCGAGGCGTTTTCGTCGCCCGCCGCTTGAAAGCGCACCTGGAACGCATCCTGGAAGGCCGAAAGATCCGCCTGGGAGAACTGGACGTGACCTTCTATCGGGACGATTTTCGCCGCAGGGAGATCCTTGCCCCCTGTGCAACGAATATGGATTTCGTGATCGAGGGCTTGAAGGTCGTGCTGGTGGATGACGTACTCTATACTGGACGAACCATCCGTTCCGGCCTGGATGCGCTCATCGACTTCGGGCGACCCGAGAAAGTAGAATTGCTCACACTCATCGACCGCCGCTACAGCCGGCATCTTCCGATCGAACCCGATTACATCGGCATCTCAGTCGATACCATCACAGAGGAGAAAGTAAAAGTGCAATGGAAAGAAACGGATGGGGAGGATGGGATTTGGTTGGTGTAG
- a CDS encoding DinB family protein has protein sequence MQTSLQFLLEEFPRQLRMIDPATPPVFGKMNVHQMIEHLCEAVRNANGKDVFPEILTPAERVPAMQEFVVGPKEFRPNTVNQLMPVEPLPAKMTSMEELIRQLEAELHDFVKCFEGQADKRIRNPFFGDLNFEQWVALLAKHARHHLRQFGWQQPA, from the coding sequence ATGCAAACATCCCTGCAATTCCTCCTGGAAGAGTTTCCCCGCCAGTTACGAATGATCGACCCCGCTACGCCACCTGTGTTCGGAAAGATGAACGTTCATCAGATGATTGAACATCTTTGCGAAGCGGTGCGTAACGCCAATGGCAAAGACGTATTTCCTGAAATCCTTACGCCGGCCGAACGCGTGCCGGCCATGCAGGAGTTCGTCGTTGGTCCCAAGGAGTTTCGTCCCAATACCGTCAATCAACTCATGCCGGTGGAACCGCTTCCTGCTAAGATGACCAGTATGGAGGAGTTGATCCGGCAGTTGGAAGCAGAGCTGCACGATTTTGTCAAGTGCTTTGAAGGGCAAGCCGATAAACGGATCCGTAACCCATTCTTCGGCGACCTCAACTTCGAACAGTGGGTAGCGTTACTGGCCAAGCACGCCCGCCATCATCTGCGGCAATTCGGCTGGCAACAACCTGCCTGA
- the rpsA gene encoding 30S ribosomal protein S1 produces the protein MITEEITNQSAAPKADPFNWETSGKGWNNYSAEERTRMEKMYDQTLNAVVEHDIVEGIVVSVSPKDVLINIGYKSDGLIPLTEFRHMPDIKAGDKVEVYVEKQEDKNGQLLLSHKKARALKSWDRINAALEGDEVITGYVKCRTKGGLIVDVFGIEAFLPGSQIDVKPIRDYDQFVGKNMEFKVVKINNEFKNVVVSHKILIEEELELQKAEIMKKLEKGQVLEGTVKNITSYGVFMDLGGVDGLLHITDISWGRISHPEEVLKLDQKINVVILDFDEEKKRIALGLKQLTPHPWTQLDGNLNVGDKVKGKVVVLADYGAFVEIAPGVEGLLHVSEMSWSQHLRSPHDFLKVGEEIECVVLTLDREERKMSLGLKQLKPDPWVNVITKYPAGTKLTATVKNFTNFGVFVELEEGIDGLVHISDLSWSKKIKHPSEFTKVGDKLDVVVLEVDAENRRLSLGHKQLEENPWDVFETIFGVDSLHEGTVLKVGEKGATVALPYGVEGFCPNKHLVKEDGKSLKADDKADFKVIEFNKDQRKIVVSHARIHEEARGIARVAEKETKEKDREDNAKAVKKVKENVEKTTLGDIAALSNLRTELEAAEKKAQDSDKKD, from the coding sequence ATGATTACAGAAGAAATCACGAACCAATCCGCTGCTCCCAAAGCAGATCCCTTCAACTGGGAAACTTCGGGCAAAGGCTGGAACAATTACTCCGCCGAGGAACGTACCCGGATGGAGAAAATGTACGATCAAACCCTTAACGCGGTGGTCGAACACGACATCGTGGAAGGAATTGTCGTATCCGTTTCGCCCAAGGATGTGCTCATCAACATCGGCTACAAATCGGATGGTCTGATTCCGCTGACTGAATTCCGCCACATGCCGGACATCAAAGCCGGCGACAAGGTGGAAGTTTACGTGGAGAAGCAAGAGGACAAGAATGGTCAGCTCCTGCTTTCTCACAAGAAAGCCCGTGCACTGAAGTCCTGGGATCGCATCAACGCGGCCCTGGAAGGTGACGAGGTCATCACCGGCTATGTGAAGTGCCGTACCAAGGGTGGTCTGATCGTCGACGTCTTCGGCATCGAGGCCTTCCTGCCCGGCTCCCAGATCGACGTCAAGCCGATCCGCGACTACGACCAATTCGTAGGCAAGAACATGGAGTTCAAGGTGGTGAAGATCAACAACGAATTCAAGAACGTAGTCGTCTCTCACAAGATCCTGATCGAAGAGGAACTCGAGCTCCAAAAGGCCGAGATCATGAAGAAGCTCGAGAAGGGTCAAGTACTCGAGGGAACCGTCAAGAACATCACCTCCTACGGTGTGTTCATGGACCTCGGTGGTGTCGACGGCCTGCTGCACATTACGGATATCTCCTGGGGCCGCATCTCGCATCCGGAAGAAGTACTCAAGCTCGATCAGAAGATCAACGTCGTTATCCTCGATTTCGACGAAGAGAAGAAGCGCATCGCGCTTGGCCTCAAGCAGCTTACTCCGCATCCTTGGACGCAGCTCGATGGCAACCTCAACGTTGGCGATAAGGTGAAAGGCAAAGTAGTTGTCCTCGCCGACTACGGCGCGTTCGTCGAGATCGCTCCGGGTGTCGAAGGACTCCTCCACGTATCAGAAATGTCCTGGTCGCAGCACCTCCGCAGCCCGCACGACTTCCTGAAAGTCGGCGAAGAGATCGAGTGTGTTGTCCTGACCCTTGACCGTGAAGAGCGTAAGATGTCACTCGGCCTCAAGCAACTCAAGCCTGATCCGTGGGTGAACGTCATCACGAAATACCCGGCCGGCACGAAGTTGACCGCTACGGTGAAGAACTTCACCAACTTCGGCGTCTTCGTGGAACTCGAAGAAGGCATCGACGGACTCGTGCACATCTCCGACCTCTCCTGGAGCAAGAAGATCAAGCACCCGTCGGAGTTCACCAAAGTGGGTGATAAACTCGACGTGGTCGTGCTCGAAGTGGATGCGGAAAACCGTCGCCTCAGCCTCGGACACAAACAACTCGAGGAGAACCCCTGGGATGTGTTCGAAACCATCTTCGGCGTCGACAGCCTGCACGAAGGCACGGTATTGAAAGTCGGCGAGAAGGGCGCAACAGTCGCGCTTCCCTACGGTGTCGAAGGCTTCTGCCCGAACAAGCACCTGGTGAAGGAAGACGGCAAGTCCCTCAAAGCTGATGACAAAGCCGACTTCAAGGTCATCGAGTTTAACAAAGACCAGCGTAAGATCGTCGTATCCCATGCCCGTATCCACGAGGAAGCCCGCGGAATCGCGCGTGTTGCCGAGAAGGAGACCAAGGAGAAGGATCGCGAGGATAATGCAAAGGCAGTGAAGAAAGTGAAGGAGAACGTTGAAAAGACGACCCTTGGCGATATCGCGGCCCTCAGCAACCTGCGTACCGAACTCGAAGCCGCTGAAAAGAAAGCTCAGGACTCTGATAAAAAGGACTGA
- a CDS encoding 4-hydroxy-3-methylbut-2-enyl diphosphate reductase, whose translation MKITLDPHSGFCFGVVYAIQMAEDELDRSGSLYCLGDIVHNNVEVERLKAKGLKIIDHETLRQLHDCKVLIRAHGEPPETYQIALQNNIELIDASCPVVLKLQNRVRSSYEEVVANNGQVVIYGEIGHAEVNGLVGQTGGEALIIRNEDDLSKIDFSRPIYFFSQTTKSSRGFERMKALIEERSRLAQESEIQDEYLSTNDTICRQVSNREPQLRKFAEQHDLILFVSGKKSSNGKALFEVCRAVNPRTYFISDVEEIDYAWFDGVQSIGICGATSTPMWLMQKVASHLEPIGTSA comes from the coding sequence ATGAAAATCACCTTAGACCCGCATTCGGGCTTTTGTTTTGGCGTTGTTTACGCCATCCAGATGGCTGAAGATGAACTGGACCGTTCCGGTTCACTCTATTGCCTCGGTGATATCGTCCACAATAACGTCGAGGTCGAGCGGCTGAAAGCCAAAGGGCTGAAGATCATTGACCATGAGACCTTGCGGCAACTGCACGATTGCAAAGTGCTGATCCGCGCGCACGGTGAACCACCGGAGACCTATCAGATCGCGCTGCAAAACAACATCGAGTTGATTGATGCTTCTTGTCCCGTTGTACTCAAACTCCAGAACCGCGTTCGCTCCAGTTACGAAGAAGTGGTGGCGAACAACGGACAGGTCGTCATCTACGGAGAGATCGGACACGCCGAAGTGAACGGCCTGGTTGGGCAAACAGGAGGGGAGGCCCTCATCATCCGCAACGAGGATGACCTCAGTAAGATCGATTTCTCCCGCCCGATCTATTTCTTCTCTCAGACTACGAAGAGTTCCCGCGGCTTTGAACGCATGAAGGCGTTGATTGAGGAACGGTCGAGACTTGCACAGGAAAGCGAGATCCAGGACGAGTACTTGTCCACCAATGATACCATCTGCCGGCAGGTTTCCAACCGGGAACCCCAGCTTCGAAAGTTCGCGGAACAGCACGACCTCATCCTGTTTGTTTCCGGGAAGAAGAGTTCCAATGGAAAAGCGCTGTTCGAGGTCTGTCGCGCGGTCAACCCCAGGACCTATTTCATTTCGGACGTGGAGGAGATCGACTATGCCTGGTTCGATGGTGTGCAGTCAATCGGCATTTGTGGCGCGACCAGTACGCCGATGTGGCTGATGCAAAAGGTCGCCAGCCACCTCGAACCGATCGGTACTTCTGCCTGA
- a CDS encoding (d)CMP kinase, whose product MTAYPLKGNGGYTIRSEPEVGSEKLVIAIDGFSSCGKSTLAKALARHLGYRYIDSGAMYRAVTLFMIQHDLTVAQLESMNAEEMDRFLDHIKITFQVNPETKLSEVHLNGLNVERQIRDLRISDLVSPVSAIPAIRRRMVKKQQGYGRDKGIVMDGRDIGTTVFPNAELKIFMTARPEVRAKRRFDELNEKGFMVTMDEVSKNIEDRDHTDTHRAESPLRKAEDAIVLDNSDLNQEEQLAIALDLVRQRSVQSPA is encoded by the coding sequence ATGACTGCCTATCCGTTAAAAGGAAATGGGGGGTATACCATCCGTTCAGAACCTGAAGTGGGCTCAGAAAAGCTAGTTATCGCGATCGATGGTTTTTCCTCCTGCGGAAAAAGCACCCTGGCCAAGGCATTAGCCCGGCATTTGGGGTATCGATACATCGACTCCGGCGCCATGTACCGGGCAGTGACGCTATTCATGATTCAACACGACCTTACGGTCGCCCAGTTGGAATCGATGAATGCCGAAGAGATGGATCGTTTTCTCGATCACATCAAGATCACTTTTCAGGTCAATCCTGAAACGAAACTTTCCGAAGTTCACCTGAACGGGCTGAACGTGGAACGACAGATTCGTGACCTGCGTATCTCGGATCTGGTAAGTCCGGTCAGCGCCATTCCAGCCATTCGCCGGAGGATGGTAAAGAAACAACAAGGCTATGGACGCGATAAAGGGATCGTCATGGATGGGCGGGATATCGGCACTACGGTATTCCCGAATGCGGAGCTGAAGATTTTCATGACGGCCCGACCGGAAGTGCGTGCCAAACGGCGGTTCGACGAACTGAACGAAAAGGGCTTCATGGTGACGATGGACGAAGTCAGCAAGAACATCGAGGACCGTGACCATACCGATACCCATCGGGCCGAAAGCCCGCTTAGGAAGGCGGAGGACGCGATCGTGCTCGACAATTCCGACCTCAACCAGGAAGAGCAACTGGCTATCGCGCTGGACCTGGTCCGGCAGCGCTCCGTGCAATCACCGGCTTGA
- the porQ gene encoding type IX secretion system protein PorQ produces the protein MHRTIRSLFLPAILLTSLAAHAQIGGNYVYQFLNVPASARIAALGGTLITVKDHDLNTALQAPSLINPSMDRSLALSGVLYPDGVKFGNAAFARDYGKLGTFLAYMHYANYGEFRETNVFGDQEGTFRAADYALNLGWGYQYNPLFSVGAGMKFIYSDYYLYNSFGIGVDISATYLDTVNNWTATILARNAGAQIDYYVKGNAEPLPIELLLGVSKRLKHTPLRFNITYRHLQKFDLSYNDPFDLSGVDPLTGEAQQKKINFWNKLSRHFIIGTEILLSRNFHLRAAYNFQRRRELVVDTAPGTVGFSFGFGLKISKFVLGYGRGNFHQAGGADHFSITMNLAEFSKKAGDTN, from the coding sequence ATGCACCGGACCATCCGATCGCTCTTCCTGCCGGCAATTCTCCTCACTTCGCTTGCTGCCCATGCACAGATCGGAGGTAATTATGTCTACCAGTTCCTGAACGTACCGGCTTCGGCCCGTATCGCCGCGCTGGGCGGAACATTGATTACCGTGAAGGACCACGACCTGAATACCGCCCTGCAGGCGCCGTCCCTCATCAATCCTTCCATGGACCGTTCACTCGCGTTGAGCGGTGTCTTGTATCCCGATGGCGTGAAATTCGGCAACGCCGCTTTTGCCAGGGATTACGGTAAGCTGGGAACATTCCTCGCCTACATGCATTACGCCAACTACGGGGAGTTCCGGGAGACAAACGTGTTTGGCGATCAGGAGGGTACGTTCCGGGCAGCGGACTACGCGCTGAACCTCGGATGGGGTTACCAATACAATCCCTTGTTCAGCGTAGGGGCCGGAATGAAATTCATTTACAGCGATTATTACCTCTATAATTCCTTCGGAATCGGTGTGGACATCAGCGCCACGTATCTGGACACCGTCAACAACTGGACAGCCACAATCCTGGCCCGGAATGCCGGCGCGCAGATCGACTATTATGTAAAGGGTAATGCGGAACCCCTGCCGATCGAATTGTTGCTGGGAGTTTCGAAAAGGTTAAAGCATACGCCGCTTCGGTTCAATATCACTTATCGGCATCTTCAGAAGTTCGATCTTTCGTACAATGATCCCTTTGATTTATCCGGTGTTGATCCACTGACCGGCGAGGCACAGCAGAAGAAGATCAACTTTTGGAACAAACTCTCCCGTCATTTCATCATCGGTACCGAGATCCTGCTCTCCAGGAATTTTCACCTCCGTGCCGCTTATAATTTCCAACGGAGACGCGAGCTCGTAGTTGATACCGCGCCCGGAACGGTCGGCTTTTCGTTCGGCTTCGGCCTGAAGATATCCAAGTTCGTACTGGGGTATGGACGCGGTAATTTCCATCAGGCCGGAGGCGCCGACCACTTCTCGATTACCATGAACCTGGCTGAATTTTCGAAAAAAGCCGGAGATACTAACTGA
- a CDS encoding class I SAM-dependent methyltransferase, whose product MIPFVSPSSRQTLRLEGDFLVSPSGERFPVINGIPRFVPAENYADAFGFQWKNFARTQLDSHSGTPITRIRLERCLGFPIDQLRGKEVLEVGSGAGRFTELLLSAGAQVHSVDLSNAVEVNRENMGADKVYQLAQASVYELPFPPKSFDVVICLGVIQHTPSSERTIAALYAMAKPGGLLVIDHYPWRINYYFNPATWYRQVLKHLRPTTSKKIVDGMVNFFFPWHWRFRNSKTLTWLLKRVSPLITFMNVFPELSKVQQEEWARLDTYDSLTDYYKHLRTPDQIRKTLEALGGRELWVERGGNGVEARCTVG is encoded by the coding sequence ATGATTCCTTTTGTTTCACCTTCCAGTCGACAAACGCTTCGTCTTGAAGGGGACTTTCTGGTTTCTCCCTCCGGGGAGCGATTCCCTGTTATTAATGGAATTCCCCGCTTCGTACCGGCCGAGAACTATGCCGATGCCTTCGGCTTTCAATGGAAGAACTTTGCGCGCACCCAATTAGACAGTCATAGCGGAACGCCGATCACCAGGATCCGACTGGAGCGTTGTCTGGGGTTTCCCATTGATCAGCTCCGTGGAAAGGAAGTGCTGGAAGTCGGCAGCGGAGCAGGTCGCTTTACGGAGTTATTGCTCTCGGCGGGAGCACAGGTTCATTCGGTCGATCTGAGCAATGCTGTCGAGGTCAACCGGGAAAACATGGGAGCCGACAAAGTCTATCAATTGGCGCAGGCAAGTGTCTATGAACTGCCCTTTCCGCCGAAGAGCTTTGATGTGGTGATCTGCCTGGGGGTCATTCAGCATACGCCCAGTTCGGAGCGGACGATCGCTGCTTTGTATGCGATGGCTAAGCCGGGTGGGCTACTGGTGATCGACCATTATCCCTGGCGCATCAACTATTATTTCAATCCAGCTACCTGGTACCGCCAGGTGTTGAAGCACCTCCGTCCGACCACTTCCAAAAAGATCGTGGACGGAATGGTGAACTTTTTCTTTCCCTGGCATTGGAGGTTTCGGAATAGCAAGACCCTGACCTGGCTGTTGAAACGCGTTTCACCGCTCATCACGTTCATGAATGTTTTTCCGGAACTGAGCAAAGTGCAGCAGGAAGAATGGGCACGGTTGGACACGTACGATTCCCTGACGGACTACTACAAGCACCTCCGGACACCCGATCAGATCAGGAAAACACTTGAAGCGCTGGGAGGCCGCGAACTGTGGGTGGAACGGGGAGGCAATGGAGTGGAAGCCCGTTGCACCGTAGGATGA
- a CDS encoding DinB family protein produces MTRAQEFLNELTREAEATRNILNAVPLDKADWKPHPKSMSLGRLATHVAEIPSWFKNTLEDDELDFQKSDYKPYVAGDTADLLGILEKNLAAAKGILEKFPDERMTDNWTMRNGDTIYFILPKEQVARTWCLNHWYHHRAQLGVFLRLLDIPLPGTYGPSGG; encoded by the coding sequence ATGACAAGAGCACAGGAATTCCTCAACGAACTCACGAGGGAAGCGGAAGCAACCCGAAATATTTTGAATGCAGTCCCCCTGGATAAGGCTGACTGGAAACCCCATCCGAAGAGCATGAGCCTCGGGCGACTGGCTACGCATGTGGCGGAGATTCCGTCCTGGTTTAAAAATACCCTGGAGGACGATGAACTCGATTTTCAAAAGAGTGATTACAAGCCCTATGTTGCCGGGGATACTGCCGATTTGCTCGGCATACTCGAAAAAAACCTGGCAGCCGCTAAAGGTATCCTGGAAAAGTTTCCGGATGAACGGATGACCGACAACTGGACAATGCGTAACGGCGATACCATTTACTTCATACTGCCCAAAGAACAGGTCGCCAGAACCTGGTGCCTGAATCACTGGTATCATCATCGCGCCCAGTTAGGAGTGTTCTTGCGTTTGCTGGACATACCCTTGCCGGGTACGTACGGTCCCTCCGGCGGTTAA